In Halorhabdus rudnickae, the following proteins share a genomic window:
- the asd gene encoding aspartate-semialdehyde dehydrogenase, whose protein sequence is MPVNVGILGATGAVGQRLVQLLDPHPEFEIDSLTASEDSAGKSYREAAKWRIDVPIPDHVAEMTVGATEPAAVPDDIDLLFSSLPSSVGERVEPGFAEAGYVVSSNSSNFRMDPDVPLTIPEVNPDHVDLLEVQREERGWDGALLKNPNCSTITMVPPLAALEEAFGVERIDVSTLQAVSGAGYSGVTSMEIIDNAIPHIGGEEDKMEAESRKLLGEFDGAEVHWLEADVAASCNRIPTLDGHLENVWADLSEDVSPEEAAEAMAEYPSADLHSSPEPLIEVFEEPDRPQPRLDRNRKDGMQISVGGVQTTETGVQFNCLAHNTLRGAAGASILNGELLVKKDYV, encoded by the coding sequence ATGCCAGTAAACGTCGGAATTCTGGGGGCGACGGGCGCCGTCGGCCAACGATTGGTTCAGCTGCTCGACCCCCATCCAGAGTTCGAGATCGATTCACTGACCGCCAGCGAGGACAGCGCAGGGAAGTCCTACCGCGAAGCAGCCAAGTGGCGGATCGACGTCCCGATCCCCGACCACGTTGCCGAGATGACCGTCGGTGCGACTGAACCGGCGGCCGTCCCGGACGACATCGATCTCTTGTTCTCCTCGTTACCTTCCTCGGTCGGGGAACGCGTCGAACCCGGCTTCGCCGAGGCGGGCTACGTCGTCTCTTCGAACTCCTCGAACTTCCGGATGGATCCGGACGTTCCGCTTACTATCCCCGAAGTCAATCCCGACCACGTTGACTTACTGGAGGTCCAGCGTGAGGAGCGTGGCTGGGATGGCGCACTGCTGAAGAACCCCAACTGCTCGACGATCACGATGGTCCCGCCGCTCGCCGCCCTCGAGGAGGCCTTCGGCGTCGAACGGATCGACGTCTCGACGTTGCAGGCCGTCTCAGGGGCCGGGTATTCGGGCGTCACGTCGATGGAGATCATCGACAACGCCATCCCACACATCGGCGGCGAGGAGGACAAGATGGAAGCCGAGTCCCGGAAGCTCCTGGGCGAGTTCGACGGCGCGGAGGTCCACTGGCTCGAGGCAGACGTCGCAGCCTCTTGTAACCGGATCCCGACGCTGGACGGCCACCTCGAGAACGTCTGGGCGGACCTGAGTGAGGATGTGAGTCCGGAAGAAGCCGCCGAGGCCATGGCCGAGTACCCCTCGGCGGACCTGCACAGTTCGCCAGAGCCGCTGATCGAGGTCTTCGAGGAACCTGACCGACCCCAGCCGCGTCTCGACCGCAACCGCAAGGACGGGATGCAGATCAGCGTCGGCGGCGTCCAGACGACCGAAACGGGCGTCCAGTTCAACTGCCTCGCGCACAATACGCTCCGCGGGGCAGCCGGCGCGAGCATCCTCAACGGCGAGTTGCTGGTTAAGAAGGACTACGTCTAA
- a CDS encoding DUF447 domain-containing protein codes for MSDDWPVDLRGVTESIVTTRGPEGMYNVAALGLHAGDPVTARTWGRTRTRLNFEREGEGYVQFTRDPVDFVEAALTVREIDDGVLDTADAWARVAAERREEGTQGGTEWIDWELRLRKTGIEQRVVPTINRGHAAVIEATVAASRLDVEAYDDDRLRGRLAYFMDVIERCGGERERAALERLRSVVELPTEDLRSESF; via the coding sequence GTGAGCGACGACTGGCCGGTCGATCTGCGTGGCGTCACCGAATCCATTGTGACAACGCGTGGTCCCGAGGGGATGTACAACGTTGCCGCGCTTGGCCTGCACGCCGGCGACCCGGTGACTGCCCGGACATGGGGGCGGACCCGGACGCGGCTGAACTTCGAACGCGAAGGCGAGGGATACGTCCAGTTCACCCGCGATCCTGTCGACTTCGTCGAGGCGGCGCTGACTGTCAGGGAGATCGACGACGGCGTTCTCGACACCGCCGACGCCTGGGCGCGTGTGGCGGCCGAGCGACGTGAGGAAGGGACCCAGGGCGGGACGGAGTGGATCGACTGGGAACTGCGACTGCGCAAGACGGGCATCGAGCAGCGGGTCGTCCCGACGATCAACCGCGGACACGCGGCGGTGATCGAAGCGACGGTGGCGGCCTCACGGTTGGACGTCGAGGCGTACGACGACGACCGCCTCCGGGGACGACTCGCGTACTTCATGGACGTGATCGAGCGATGTGGGGGCGAGCGCGAGCGGGCGGCCCTCGAACGGCTGCGATCGGTCGTCGAACTGCCAACTGAAGACCTGCGTTCCGAATCCTTTTAG
- a CDS encoding 30S ribosomal protein S17e, whose protein sequence is MAIKPAYVKKTARTLLERYPEAFSTDFEHNKDLVTELTNVESKGVRNRIAGYVTRKQAGAVEA, encoded by the coding sequence ATGGCAATCAAACCCGCCTACGTCAAGAAGACCGCAAGGACGCTGTTGGAACGCTATCCGGAAGCGTTCTCGACGGACTTCGAGCACAACAAGGACCTCGTCACAGAACTGACCAACGTCGAGTCGAAGGGCGTCCGCAACCGTATCGCGGGGTACGTCACCCGCAAGCAGGCCGGCGCCGTCGAAGCCTGA